In Bifidobacterium adolescentis ATCC 15703, the sequence TCACGCGAATGGTCTCAGCTTTCGCCTGCAGGGCCTGCTCGCGTGCTTCGGCGATGACCGCGCGTTTCGCCTCGATTTCTGCGTTTGTAGGTTTCGCCATCGGATGCCTCCACTATAAGTTACGGAACCGTAACCTACGTTAGCGTAACCGTCGGATATGTCAATCGGCGTTTCCGCATTATACGTGGGCATATGGTATGCAACCTCGCCATTGATGCGTATTATGGTTGCATGGCTGATTTCTCACATATCCTGATGACCCGTCCGGATTTCGGTGACGACGATCGTGAATGGTTGCACCAGTTGGTGGCCGATTGGCAGGTGATTGCCGATTTGAGTTTCGCCGACTTGCTGCTAATCCTGCAGAACGGCGAGGGCAAGTACATCATTGCCGAGCAATGCCGTCCGTCCACGGTGATGAGTCTGAGAGCCGAGGATGTGGTCGGCAACGTCGTCCCGGAATCCCTGTGCGCCGAGCTTGACGCGGCCATGGACTCCGAATCGGTGTTCCGCTCCTCGAAACTGCGTACGGTCGGCAAGGCCAAGGTCTGCAACGTGTACGCCCCGGTGCGTCATAATGGCAAGACGCTTGGCTTGGTGGTCCGCGAGACCAACATGGCCACACGCGAATCGAACGGCCGTTATGAGTCCGAAAGCATCAGCGCCGGCAAACAGCTGTATGAGATGATTCCGCGCGGCCAGTTCCCGTACCGTAACCCGGTTATGAACCAGCGCCATAACGCACGTGTGGCGGATGGCTTCATCGTGCTCACCGTCGACGGCATCGTCCGATACGCGTCTCCGAACGCCATCAGCTGTTTCCGTCGTTTGGGATCGGTCAGCACCATGCAGGGGGAGTATCTGAGCGAGATCGGCACCAAACTGCTGCATGAGAACGATCCGGTGCTGGAAACGCTGCCATTGGTACTGAGCGGCAAAGCCGCGGTAGATTCCGAATTGGACGCCAACAAAGCCGCGGTGTCCATGCGCTCTCTGCCGTTGATGGACGCCAATGGTCGCGTGGGTGGTATCGTGCTGTGCCGTGACGTCAGCGAATTGCGCCGCCGCGAGAAGGAATTGCAGACCAAGGACGCCACCATTTCCGAGATTCACCATCGTGTGAAGAACAATCTTCAGGCGGTATCCGCGTTGCTGCGCTTGCAGGCGCGCAAGACCAAGTCCGAAGAGGTCAAAAAGGAGCTCAAGGAAGCACAGCGCCGCGTGCAGACCATCGCCATGGTGCATGAGGGATTGAGCCAGACCGCCGATGAGATCGTCGACTATGACAAGGTCATTTCCAACCTGCTTAAGATGGCCGTCGATTTGGCTACGATGCGCGACCAGCACATCGATGTCGATTTCGTAGGCAAATTCGGCATGATGCCGGCACAGGATGCCACGCCGCTATCGTTGGTGCTTACCGAACTGATCACCAATTCGGTGGAACACGGTTTCGAAGGACGTAAGGAAGGACATATCACGATTTCCGTGGGCCGCGGTGGCAATAACCTCAACGTGGTGGTGGAGGATGATGGCACCGGCTTGGCGGATGAGGAGCATGATGGCATGGCTCGCTCTTCCGGATCAGGGCTTGGAACACAGATCATCAACACGTTCGTCACCAATGATTTTGGCGGAACGGTGCATTGGGAGCCACGTCGCGGTGGTGGTACCCGTGTGGTGCTCGACATGAAACTGCGTGCCGCGCAAGATAACTGACCTCTAGAACTGGAATGGCATATGGAAGGGCCGGTCGGATTCCATCGAATCCGACCGGCCCTTCCATATGCCCTGAAAAGAATCAGACCTGCATCTGCATGGCCTGCGAGCGACGTGCACGCATCGCGCGCCGCTTGAGCGCGCGCCGCTCGTCTTCGCTCAGACCGCCCCAAACGCCGTAGT encodes:
- a CDS encoding sensor histidine kinase; this translates as MADFSHILMTRPDFGDDDREWLHQLVADWQVIADLSFADLLLILQNGEGKYIIAEQCRPSTVMSLRAEDVVGNVVPESLCAELDAAMDSESVFRSSKLRTVGKAKVCNVYAPVRHNGKTLGLVVRETNMATRESNGRYESESISAGKQLYEMIPRGQFPYRNPVMNQRHNARVADGFIVLTVDGIVRYASPNAISCFRRLGSVSTMQGEYLSEIGTKLLHENDPVLETLPLVLSGKAAVDSELDANKAAVSMRSLPLMDANGRVGGIVLCRDVSELRRREKELQTKDATISEIHHRVKNNLQAVSALLRLQARKTKSEEVKKELKEAQRRVQTIAMVHEGLSQTADEIVDYDKVISNLLKMAVDLATMRDQHIDVDFVGKFGMMPAQDATPLSLVLTELITNSVEHGFEGRKEGHITISVGRGGNNLNVVVEDDGTGLADEEHDGMARSSGSGLGTQIINTFVTNDFGGTVHWEPRRGGGTRVVLDMKLRAAQDN